A region from the Lemur catta isolate mLemCat1 chromosome 7, mLemCat1.pri, whole genome shotgun sequence genome encodes:
- the MED19 gene encoding mediator of RNA polymerase II transcription subunit 19, giving the protein MENFTALFGAQADPPPPPTALGFGPGKPPPPPPPPPGGGPGTAPASTAATAPPGGDKSAAGCGPFYLMRELPGSTELTGSTNLITHYNLEHAYNKFCGKKVKEKLSNFLPDLPGMIDLPGSHDNSSLRSLIEKPPILGGSFNPITGTMLAGFRLHTGPLPEQCRLMHIQPPKKKNKHKHKQSRTQDPVPPETPSDSDHKKKKKKKEEDPDRKRKKKEKKKKKNRHSPDHPGMGSSQASSSSSLR; this is encoded by the exons ATGGAGAATTTCACAGCACTGTTCGGGGCTCAGGCTGACCCACCACCGCCCCCAACCGCACTTGGGTTTGGACCTGGAAAGCCTCCACCCCCGCCTCCGCCTCCTCCGGGCGGGGGACCCGGCACGGCCCCGGCCTCCACCGCGGCCACGGCTCCTCCCGGCGGGGACAAGTCAGCAGCTGGTTGTGGCCCTTTCTACCTAATGAGAGAGCTGCCAG GTAGCACAGAGCTGACAGGCAGCACCAATCTGATCACACACTACAACCTGGAGCATGCCTATAATAAATTCTGTGGGAAAAAGGTGAAGGAGAAACTAAGTAACTTCCTGCCTGACCTGCCAGGGATGATTGATCTGCCTGGTTCCCATGATAACAGCAGCCTCCGCTCCCTCATTGAGAAGCCCCCTATTCTTGGTGGCTCTTTCAATCCTATCACAGGGACCATGCTGGCTGGCTTCCGCCTCCACACTGGACCG TTGCCTGAGCAGTGTCGTCTGATGCATATTCAGCCTCCCAAGAAGAAGAATAAGCACAAGCACAAACAGAGCCGTACTCAAGATCCTGTCCCCCCAG AAACACCATCTGATTCGGatcacaagaagaagaaaaagaaaaaagaagaggatcCTGAtcggaaaaggaagaagaaagagaagaagaaaaagaag AACCGACATAGTCCAGACCACCCGGGTATGGGCAGCTcccaggccagcagcagcagcagcctgcgCTAA